One Setaria italica strain Yugu1 chromosome I, Setaria_italica_v2.0, whole genome shotgun sequence DNA window includes the following coding sequences:
- the LOC111258172 gene encoding uncharacterized protein LOC111258172 produces the protein MVGKPQHHHHGSSSLGAEELNLLHMARGSPDGGGRGGGESRGALGQWKCRLLGSLGGLLPRRARCVVCLQVQHVTGLPPAAEGRGVVVGWRSKGGEGEHTAPARVARGAAAFDEVFLHHFSAGGATLRSFTVWAALLDSPANGDLGAFPVDLTEVAAAETFNPKFGGKVLSFPLGGAAAGAVLTVSIYCRVMEPEESHGANGHAREKMKNKGKGSYASCLPDLSCLRNRQVAAASGSARRATSIRSDRGGFITIENSVAEMDGDGAGGAAAFRVAEDVDEEGAGFITMEKGTVSSRSRRPPLPDAVSSSADEEDEKPCLFMELSEEAASVASAFDVDKVEDEFLAMLEDKYWARSKEIEKGLSVSLDIGLDLGLDLDSLIKDAEMELAKAEQRGKSKVGAAIVEEEEYKSSSGVERQGDHYELPLCRFHRMLLGLWHSESPI, from the exons ATGGTAGGCAAGCCACAGCACCATCACcatggctcctcctcccttgGGGCAGAGGAGCTGAACCTCTTGCACATGGCCAGGGGATCCCCGGAcggtggcggccgcggtggTGGCGAGAGCCGGGGCGCGCTGGGCCAGTGGAAGTGCAGGCTGCTGGGCTCCCTGGGCGGCCTCCTCCCACGGCGCGCGCGCTGCGTGGTGTGCCTGCAGGTGCAGCACGTGACCGGCCTTcccccggcggcggaggggcgcggcgtggtggtgggGTGGCGGAGCAAGGGCGGCGAGGGGGAGcacacggcgccggcgcgggtggCGCGGGGCGCCGCCGCGTTCGACGAGGTGTTCCTGCACCACttcagcgccggcggcgccacgctgcggagcttcaccgTGTGGGCCGCGCTCCTGGACTCGCCCGCCAACGGGGATCTCGGCGCGTTCCCCGTCGACCTCACCGAGGTCGCCGCAGCGGAGACCTTCAACCCCAAGTTCGGAGGCAAGGTGCTCAGCTTCCCGctcggcggggcggcggccggtgcggtgcTCACCGTCAGCATCTACTGTAGAGTGATGGAGCCCGAGGAGAGCCATGGAGCGAATG GCCATGCACGAGAGAAGATGAAGAACAAGGGCAAGGGCTCGTACGCCTCCTGCCTGCCGGACCTGAGCTGCCTCCGCAAccggcaggtggcggcggcgtccggaTCGGCGCGCCGTGCGACGTCCATCCGCTCCGACCGCGGCGGCTTCATCACGATCGAGAACTCGGTGGCGGAGATGGACGGCGatggcgccggcggggcggcggcgttcCGCGTGGCGGAGGACGTGGACGAGGAAGGCGCGGGGTTCATCACGATGGAGAAGGGCACGGTGTCGTCGCGGTcgaggcggccgccgctgccggatgcggtgtcgtcgtcggccgacgaggaggacgagaagCCGTGCCTGTTCATGGAGCTGTCCGAGGAGGCCGCCTCGGTGGCGTCGGCGTTCGACGTGGACAAGGTGGAGGACGAGTTCCTGGCGATGCTGGAGGACAAGTACTGGGCGCGGAGCAAGGAGATCGAGAAGGGGCTGAGCGTGAGCCTGGACATCGGGCTGGACCTGGGCCTGGACCTGGACTCGCTCATCAAGGACGCCGAGATGGAGCTCGCCAAGGCGGAGCAGCGTGGAAAGAGCAAGGTCGGCGCCGCCatcgtggaggaggaggagtacaaGAGCTCGTCCGGAGTGGAGCGCCAGGGAGACCACTATGAACTCCCACTCTGCCGCTTCCACCGGATGCTCCTGGGGCTTTGGCATTCGGAGAGCCCAATATAA
- the LOC101775991 gene encoding actin-related protein 2/3 complex subunit 1B, protein MAATAAVAIHQFAECITCHAWSPDQSMIAFCPNNNELHIYKFIKDKWEKLHVLSKHDQIVSGIDWSRSSNKIVTVSHDRNSYVWTQEGSDWVPTLVILKLNRAALCVQWSPKENKFAVGSGAKSVCICYYEQENNWWISKVIRKRHESSVTSIAWHPNNIYLATTSTDGKCRVFSTFIKGVDTRGSQSSTSTDSKFGEQIAQLDLSSTWTFGVRWSPSGKTLAYAGHNSMIYFVDEVESAPAAQNLTLRDLPLRDVLFVSERMVIGVGFDCNPMIFAADQTGLWSFVRFLDERKATPSTSKASQLSEALGKLYGQSKQGTSSDTVEPSKPRGGAHENCITCIVPLTKGRDGTIKRFSTSGLDGKIVVWDLENHITVAK, encoded by the exons atggcggcgacggcggcggtggcgatccaccagttcgccgagtgcatCACCTGCCACGCCTGGAGCCCCGACCAGTCGA TGATCGCCTTTTGTCCAAACAACAATGAATTGCATATTTATAAGTTTATCAAAGACAAGTGGGAGAAACTTCATGTTCTGTCAAAG CATGATCAAATAGTTTCGGGAATAGATTGGAGTAGATCATCCAACAAAATTGTAACAGTTTCACATGATAGAAATTC ATATGTTTGGACACAAGAAGGATCTGATTGGGTACCTACCCTTGTTATCCTAAAGTTAAACCGTGCAGCTTTATGTGTTCAATGGAGCCCGAAAG AAAACAAGTTTGCTGTGGGAAGTGGCGCCAAATCTGTGTGTATTTGCTACTATGAACAAGAAAACAACTG GTGGATTAGCAAGGTTATCAGGAAAAGGCATGAATCTTCTGTCACTAGTATCGCTTGGCATCCAAACAAT ATATATCTTGCAACAACGTCTACTGATGGTAAATGCAGAGTATTCTCAACTTTCATCAAGGGTGTGGATACAAG GGGATCACAATCGAGCACTTCAACTGATTCAAAATTTGGAGAg CAAATTGCTCAGCTTGATCTATCATCTACTTGGACATTTGGTGTAAGGTGGTCACCAAGTGGAAAAACATTAGCCTATGCAG GGCACAACTCCATGATTTATTTCGTTGATGAAGTTGAATCGGCTCCTGCGGCACAAAATTTGACGCTGCGAGATCTGCCTCTCCGTGAT GTTCTTTTTGTCTCTGAACGCATGGTGATTGGTGTTGGATTTGACTGCAATCCTATGATCTTTGCTGCAGATCAGACTGGGCTTTG GAGTTTTGTAAGATTCTTGGATGAGAGGAAAGCTACCCCATCAACTTCAAAAGCCTCACAG cTCTCTGAAgcccttggaaagctatatggCCAATCAAAGCAAGGGACTAGTAGCGACACTGTTGAACCATCAAAGCCGCGAGGTGGTGCCCATGAGAATTGCATAAC GTGTATCGTGCCGTTGACAAAAGGAAGGGATGGTACTATAAAACGATTCAGCACATCAG GATTGGATGGTAAGATTGTGGTATGGGATTTAGAAAACCACATCACGGTTGCAAAATAG
- the LOC101776396 gene encoding probable voltage-gated potassium channel subunit beta, which produces MQYKNLGRSGLRVSQLSYGAWVTFGNQLDVKEAKALLQACRDAGVNFFDNAEVYANGRAEEIMGQAIRDLGWRRSDVVISTKLFWGGQGPNDKGLSRKHIVEGLKGSLKRLDMDYVDVVYCHRPDASTPIEETVRAMNWVIDQGWAFYWGTSEWSAQQITEAWAVANRLDLVGPIVEQPEYNLFSRHKVESEFLPLYSTYGIGLTTWSPLASGVLTGKYGKGNIPADSRFALDNYKNLANRSLVDETLRKVNGLKPIAAELGVSLAQLSIAWCASNPNVSSVITGATKESQIVENMKALEVIPLLTPEVIDRIEAVVQSRPKRTESYR; this is translated from the exons ATGCAGTACAAGAACCTGGGGCGGTCGGGGCTGCGCGTCAGCCAACTCTCCTACGGCGCCTGGGTCACCTTCGGCAACCAGCTGGACGTGAAGGAGGCCAAGGCGCTGCTGCAGGCGTGCCGCGACGCCGGCGTCAACTTCTTCGACAACGCCGAGGTCTACGCCAACGGCCGCGCCGAGGAGATCATGGGCCAGGCCATCCGCGACCTCGGCTGGCGCCGCTCCGACGTCGTCATCTCCACCAAGCTCTTCTGGGGCGGCCAGGGGCCCAACGACAAGGGCCTCTCGCGGAAGCACATCGTCGAGGGGCTCAAAGGCTCGCTCAAGCGCCTCGACATGGACTACGTCGACGTCGTCTACTGCCACCGCCCCGACGCCTCCACGCCCATCGAGGAGACCGTCCGCGCCATGAACTGGGTCATCGACCAGGGATGGGCCTTCTACTGGGGCACCTCCGAGTGGTCCgcgcagcagatcaccgaggcGTGGGCGGTCGCCAACCGCCTCGACCTCGTCGGGCCCATCGTCGAGCAGCCGGAGTACAACCTCTTCTCGCGACACAAG GTTGAGTCCGAGTTCTTACCTCTTTACAGCACCTATGGCATTGGTTTGACTACTTGGAGTCCTCTGGCTTCAGGAGTACTTACCGGAAAATATGGCAAAGGGAACATACCTGCTGATAGCAGGTTTGCCCTAGACAATTACAAG AACTTGGCAAACAGATCCCTGGTCGATGAGACGCTACGGAAAGTGAATGGGTTAAAACCTATTGCTGCTGAACTTGGTGTTTCATTAGCTCAACTTTCAATTGCTTGGTGTGCATCAAACCCCAATGTCTCTTCTGTGATCACAGGAGCCACTAAAGAAAGCCAG ATTGTGGAGAACATGAAGGCTCTTGAAGTTATTCCTCTGCTGACTCCGGAGGTGATCGACAGGATTGAGGCAGTGGTCCAAAGCAGGCCGAAACGCACCGAGTCATACAGGTGA
- the LOC101776797 gene encoding auxin-responsive protein IAA10 isoform X2, producing the protein MRGGAGPTVAFIAGDPPPDAAAAEEVEENSGGEEEEEQEDDELELGLCLGSKKQQQQQTPSPAPCRILTARDLQPGALSPDSSVSSSSPAAGAAAASKRAKADAAPNATTSPGTVASGHPQSFGVVGWPPIRTFRMNNLFNQAKENASEAGTKKAADESGMQKDKESEKKGRVVGWVKVNMDGDIIGRKVDLNAHRSYKTLASALELMFMKPSIGLCTSSSAKSLNLLDSSSEYQLTYEDRDGDWMLVGDVPWEMFVGSVKRLKIMRTSDANNGLGPRFQGVHRSAACTRGRA; encoded by the exons AtgcgaggaggagcggggccCACGGTGGCGTTCATCGCCGGCGACCCGCCtccggatgcggcggcggcggaggaggtggaggagaactctggcggcgaggaggaggaggagcaggaggacgaCGAGCTGGAGCTGGGGCTCTGCCTAGGCtccaagaagcagcagcagcagcagaccccgtcgccggcgccgtgccGGATCCTGACGGCCAGGGACCTGCAGCCGGGAGCCCTGTCTCCGGACTCCTCCGTGtcgtcctcctcccctgccgcaggggcggcggcggccagcaagAGGGCCAAGGCGGATGCGGCGCCCAACGCCACCACCTCGCCGGGGACGGTCGCCTCTGGCCACCCGCAGAG CTTTGGAGTGGTGGGATGGCCACCCATAAGAACTTTCAGGATGAACAACCTATTCAACCAGGCCAAAGAAAATGCTTCAGAGGCTGGCACCAAGAAGGCTGCCGATGAATCAGGCATGCAGAAAGACAAGGAGAGCGAGAAGAAAGGACGGGTCGTCGGTTGGGTGAAGGTGAACATGGATGGAGATATTATCGGAAGGAAGGTGGATCTCAATGCCCATCGCTCATATAAGACCCTTGCCTCAGCACTTGAGCTCATGTTCATGAAGCCGTCCATCGGTCTCTGCACTTCTA GTAGTGCAAAGTCTCTGAATCTATTGGACAGCTCATCGGAATATCAGCTCACCTATGAGGACCGGGATGGGGACTGGATGCTCGTTGGAGATGTTCCCTGGGA GATGTTTGTAGGTTCAGTGAAGAGGCTCAAGATCATGAGGACCTCAGATGCCAACAACGGTCTTG GTCCACGATTCCAAGGCGTTCACAGAAGTGCAGCTTGCACAAGAGGCAGAGCTTGA
- the LOC101776797 gene encoding auxin-responsive protein IAA10 isoform X1, protein MRGGAGPTVAFIAGDPPPDAAAAEEVEENSGGEEEEEQEDDELELGLCLGSKKQQQQQTPSPAPCRILTARDLQPGALSPDSSVSSSSPAAGAAAASKRAKADAAPNATTSPGTVASGHPQSSFGVVGWPPIRTFRMNNLFNQAKENASEAGTKKAADESGMQKDKESEKKGRVVGWVKVNMDGDIIGRKVDLNAHRSYKTLASALELMFMKPSIGLCTSSSAKSLNLLDSSSEYQLTYEDRDGDWMLVGDVPWEMFVGSVKRLKIMRTSDANNGLGPRFQGVHRSAACTRGRA, encoded by the exons AtgcgaggaggagcggggccCACGGTGGCGTTCATCGCCGGCGACCCGCCtccggatgcggcggcggcggaggaggtggaggagaactctggcggcgaggaggaggaggagcaggaggacgaCGAGCTGGAGCTGGGGCTCTGCCTAGGCtccaagaagcagcagcagcagcagaccccgtcgccggcgccgtgccGGATCCTGACGGCCAGGGACCTGCAGCCGGGAGCCCTGTCTCCGGACTCCTCCGTGtcgtcctcctcccctgccgcaggggcggcggcggccagcaagAGGGCCAAGGCGGATGCGGCGCCCAACGCCACCACCTCGCCGGGGACGGTCGCCTCTGGCCACCCGCAGAG CAGCTTTGGAGTGGTGGGATGGCCACCCATAAGAACTTTCAGGATGAACAACCTATTCAACCAGGCCAAAGAAAATGCTTCAGAGGCTGGCACCAAGAAGGCTGCCGATGAATCAGGCATGCAGAAAGACAAGGAGAGCGAGAAGAAAGGACGGGTCGTCGGTTGGGTGAAGGTGAACATGGATGGAGATATTATCGGAAGGAAGGTGGATCTCAATGCCCATCGCTCATATAAGACCCTTGCCTCAGCACTTGAGCTCATGTTCATGAAGCCGTCCATCGGTCTCTGCACTTCTA GTAGTGCAAAGTCTCTGAATCTATTGGACAGCTCATCGGAATATCAGCTCACCTATGAGGACCGGGATGGGGACTGGATGCTCGTTGGAGATGTTCCCTGGGA GATGTTTGTAGGTTCAGTGAAGAGGCTCAAGATCATGAGGACCTCAGATGCCAACAACGGTCTTG GTCCACGATTCCAAGGCGTTCACAGAAGTGCAGCTTGCACAAGAGGCAGAGCTTGA
- the LOC101776797 gene encoding auxin-responsive protein IAA10 isoform X3, whose protein sequence is MRGGAGPTVAFIAGDPPPDAAAAEEVEENSGGEEEEEQEDDELELGLCLGSKKQQQQQTPSPAPCRILTARDLQPGALSPDSSVSSSSPAAGAAAASKRAKADAAPNATTSPGTVASGHPQSSFGVVGWPPIRTFRMNNLFNQAKENASEAGTKKAADESGMQKDKESEKKGRVVGWVKVNMDGDIIGRKVDLNAHRSYKTLASALELMFMKPSIGLCTSSSAKSLNLLDSSSEYQLTYEDRDGDWMLVGDVPWEMFVGSVKRLKIMRTSDANNGLG, encoded by the exons AtgcgaggaggagcggggccCACGGTGGCGTTCATCGCCGGCGACCCGCCtccggatgcggcggcggcggaggaggtggaggagaactctggcggcgaggaggaggaggagcaggaggacgaCGAGCTGGAGCTGGGGCTCTGCCTAGGCtccaagaagcagcagcagcagcagaccccgtcgccggcgccgtgccGGATCCTGACGGCCAGGGACCTGCAGCCGGGAGCCCTGTCTCCGGACTCCTCCGTGtcgtcctcctcccctgccgcaggggcggcggcggccagcaagAGGGCCAAGGCGGATGCGGCGCCCAACGCCACCACCTCGCCGGGGACGGTCGCCTCTGGCCACCCGCAGAG CAGCTTTGGAGTGGTGGGATGGCCACCCATAAGAACTTTCAGGATGAACAACCTATTCAACCAGGCCAAAGAAAATGCTTCAGAGGCTGGCACCAAGAAGGCTGCCGATGAATCAGGCATGCAGAAAGACAAGGAGAGCGAGAAGAAAGGACGGGTCGTCGGTTGGGTGAAGGTGAACATGGATGGAGATATTATCGGAAGGAAGGTGGATCTCAATGCCCATCGCTCATATAAGACCCTTGCCTCAGCACTTGAGCTCATGTTCATGAAGCCGTCCATCGGTCTCTGCACTTCTA GTAGTGCAAAGTCTCTGAATCTATTGGACAGCTCATCGGAATATCAGCTCACCTATGAGGACCGGGATGGGGACTGGATGCTCGTTGGAGATGTTCCCTGGGA GATGTTTGTAGGTTCAGTGAAGAGGCTCAAGATCATGAGGACCTCAGATGCCAACAACGGTCTTGGTTAG
- the LOC101777495 gene encoding GTPase-activating protein gyp1 — MSGSGGGVGGGAGGSPNNKEWRFNQTLRNVQGMLKGRSFPGKVLLTRRSEPLSPPDYSPRFENEHDEDERKEGSQEGEGQASGNSFDNASAKKSNPLSTSSSNSLPDAQGLVSGARATDSARIDKFTKELSRPAVILDKLRELSWSGVPPYMRPNVWRLLLGYAPPNKDRREGVLTRKRLEYVECVSQYYDIPDSERSDEEITMLRQIAVDCPRTVPDVTFFQNPQIQKSLERILYTWAIRHPASGYVQGINDLVTPFLIVFLSEHLEGNMDGWSMDNLSAQDISNIEADCYWCLSKFLDGMQDHYTFAQPGIQRLVFRLKELVRRIDEPVSKHIEEQGLEFLQFAFRWFNCLLIREIPFHLVTRLWDTYLAEGDYLPDFLVYISASFLLTWSDKLQKLDFQEMVMFLQHLPTRTWAHHELEMVLSRAFMWHTMFKSSPSHLAG, encoded by the exons atgagcggcagcggcggaggagtcggcggcggtgccggcgggaGCCCCAACAACAAGGAGTGGCGCTTCAACCAGACGCTCCGCAACGTGCAAGG AATGCTCAAAGGACGTAGCTTTCCTGGGAAGGTTTTGCTAACTCGGCGATCTGAGCCTCTTTCCCCTCCTGATTATTCTCCACGCTTTGAGAATGAGCATGATGAAGATGAGCGCAAGGAAGGTTCACAGGAG GGAGAAGGCCAAGCATCTGGAAACTCATTTGACAATGCAAGTGCAAAGAAATCAAATCCTCTGTCAACAAGTAGCTCAAATTCATTACCAGATGCCCAAGGGCTAGTTTCTGGGGCTAGAGCTACAGATTCTGCAAGAATTGATAAGTTCACAAAGGAACTCTCTAGGCCAGCTGTTATATTAG ATAAATTGCGTGAATTATCTTGGAGCGGTGTCCCCCCATATATGCGGCCTAATGTATGGAGGCTTCTTTTG GGATATGCGCCACCTAATAAAGATAGACGAGAAGGTGTTCTAACAAGAAAAAGACTAGAGTATGTGGAATGTGTTTCTCAATACTACGATATCCCGGATAGTGAACGCTCAGATGAAGAAATTACTATGCTTCGTCAG ATTGCAGTTGACTGCCCAAGAACTGTACCTGATGTTACCTTTTTTCAGAATCCTCAAATTCAGAAATCTCTCGAGCGCATTTTATATACATG GGCTATTCGTCACCCAGCAAGCGGCTACGTCCAAGGAATAAATGACCTTGTCACGCCATTCTTGATCGTGTTCTTATCAGAGCACCTAGAGGGCAACATGGACGGTTGGTCGATGGACAATCTTTCAGCACAGGACATTTCTAACATAGAAGCAGACTGCTATTGGTGTCTCTCGAAGTTTCTTGATGGAATGCAGGATCATTACACCTTTGCACAACCAGGAATTCAGCGTCTTGTTTTTAGATTGAAGGAACTAGTTCGTCGTATAGATG AACCTGTATCCAAGCACATTGAAGAGCAAGGACTAGAGTTTCTTCAATTTGCCTTCCGTTGGTTCAACTGCCTCCTGATACGGGAG ATACCTTTTCATCTTGTCACGCGCCTTTGGGATACATATCTTGCTGAAGGAGATTATCTGCCAGATTTTCTTGTGTACATATCGGCTAGCTTTTTGTTAACT TGGTCAGACAAACTGCAGAAACTGGATTTTCAAGAAATGGTAATGTTTCTTCAGCACCTTCCCACAAGGACCTGGGCGCACCACGAGCTTGAGATGGTCCTCTCCAGGGCTTTCATGTGGCACACGATGTTCAAGAGCTCTCCCAGTCACCTTGCCGGCTAG